The Streptomyces avermitilis MA-4680 = NBRC 14893 genome contains a region encoding:
- a CDS encoding MerR family transcriptional regulator: protein MPAENSPVVDSLDDDDYPAYTMGRAAAILGTTPAFLRALGDARLITPLRSEGGHRRYSRYQLRIAARARELVDQGTPVEAACRIIILEDQLEDALRLNEEMRRSSDQPTADESS from the coding sequence ATGCCCGCTGAGAACTCTCCCGTCGTCGACAGCCTCGACGACGACGACTACCCCGCCTACACCATGGGGCGGGCCGCCGCCATCCTCGGCACCACCCCCGCCTTCCTCCGCGCCCTCGGCGATGCCAGGCTCATCACTCCGCTGCGTTCGGAAGGCGGCCACCGCCGCTACTCCCGCTACCAGCTGCGCATCGCCGCCCGCGCCCGCGAACTCGTCGACCAGGGCACCCCGGTCGAGGCCGCCTGCCGCATCATCATCCTCGAGGACCAGCTCGAAGACGCCCTGCGCCTGAACGAGGAAATGCGCCGAAGCAGCGACCAGCCCACCGCGGACGAAAGCTCCTGA
- a CDS encoding cold-shock protein, translating to MASGTVKWFNAEKGFGFIEQDGGGADVFAHYSNIATSGFRELQEGQKVNFDVTQGQKGPQAENIVPA from the coding sequence ATGGCATCTGGCACCGTGAAGTGGTTCAACGCGGAAAAGGGTTTTGGCTTCATCGAGCAGGACGGTGGCGGCGCTGACGTGTTCGCCCACTACTCGAACATCGCCACCTCCGGCTTCCGCGAGCTTCAGGAGGGCCAGAAGGTGAACTTCGACGTCACGCAGGGCCAGAAGGGCCCGCAGGCCGAGAACATCGTTCCCGCCTGA
- a CDS encoding permease, whose product MQKTDEMAEVVEVSAVTVPAPGGAPGRPATRRPRTARFTAIGLSLAALAVAAALTGIGPRWLDAPAVGAWRTVCLAITIQALPFLLLGTVLSGAINAFVPAQVFTRVLPKRPVLAVPVASAAGVVLPGCECASVPVANSLIGRGVTPAAAFAFLLSAPAVNPVVLTATAVAFPGSPAMVLARLLASLVTAAVMGWLWLWLGREEWLRAAVRHTGHRPGHSRRTEFRLGFQHDFLHAGGFLVLGAMAAATFNVAVPRSVLDTFSGSPWLSVLFLAGLAVVLAVCSEADAFVAASLTGFSPTARLTFMVVGPMVDLKLIALQAGTFGRAFAVRFSAATTVVAVGCSVLVGGALVGGGLL is encoded by the coding sequence ATGCAGAAAACGGATGAAATGGCCGAGGTGGTGGAAGTGTCGGCCGTGACCGTGCCGGCGCCCGGCGGAGCACCGGGGCGGCCCGCGACCCGCCGTCCGCGCACCGCCCGGTTCACGGCGATCGGCCTCTCGCTGGCCGCACTCGCCGTGGCCGCCGCCCTCACCGGCATCGGCCCACGGTGGCTCGACGCCCCGGCCGTCGGGGCCTGGCGCACCGTCTGCCTCGCCATCACCATCCAGGCGCTGCCCTTCCTGCTGCTCGGCACGGTGCTGTCCGGTGCGATCAACGCGTTCGTACCGGCGCAGGTGTTCACCAGGGTGCTGCCCAAGCGACCCGTGCTCGCCGTCCCCGTCGCCAGTGCCGCGGGTGTCGTCCTGCCGGGCTGCGAGTGCGCGTCGGTGCCGGTCGCGAACAGCCTGATCGGCCGGGGCGTCACCCCGGCCGCCGCCTTCGCGTTCCTCCTCTCCGCCCCCGCGGTCAATCCCGTGGTCCTGACCGCCACGGCCGTCGCGTTTCCCGGCAGCCCGGCGATGGTGCTGGCCCGGCTGCTCGCCTCGCTCGTCACCGCCGCGGTGATGGGCTGGCTGTGGCTCTGGCTGGGGCGCGAGGAGTGGCTGCGCGCCGCCGTCCGGCACACCGGACACCGGCCGGGGCACAGTCGCCGGACCGAGTTCCGCCTCGGTTTCCAGCACGACTTCCTGCACGCGGGCGGCTTCCTCGTCCTGGGAGCCATGGCCGCGGCCACCTTCAACGTCGCGGTGCCGCGCTCGGTCCTGGACACGTTCTCCGGCTCGCCCTGGCTCTCCGTGCTCTTCCTGGCCGGGCTGGCCGTCGTCCTCGCGGTCTGCTCCGAGGCCGACGCGTTCGTCGCCGCCTCGCTCACCGGGTTCTCGCCCACCGCGCGGCTCACGTTCATGGTGGTCGGCCCGATGGTCGACCTGAAGCTGATCGCCCTTCAGGCGGGCACCTTCGGACGGGCCTTCGCCGTCCGCTTCAGCGCCGCCACCACCGTCGTGGCGGTCGGGTGCAGCGTGCTGGTCGGCGGCGCGCTGGTCGGGGGTGGTCTGCTGTGA
- a CDS encoding Cof-type HAD-IIB family hydrolase, protein MSTSPSAPAAPHPHPGAPDIRLIVTDMDGTLLDGAGRLPAALWSVLAELRSRGVLFSPASGRQYATLARQFADAGQGMVFIAENGTYVVRDGVELSSDPLDSAVAARVVGATRQLVADGADVGAVVCGKKSAYVERTDAAFLAEARKYYALLRTVPDVTAVEDEIIKVAVFDFGPAERTTAPALKPFAATHQVVVSGEHWVDIMNLTADKGAAIRRLQQDLGITPAQTMVFGDYLNDLGMLDTAEWSFAMANAHPDVLRRARHMAPSHTENGVLRTITDLLRLPPLDGR, encoded by the coding sequence ATGTCCACTTCTCCCTCCGCCCCCGCCGCACCGCACCCCCACCCGGGCGCGCCCGACATCAGGCTCATAGTCACCGACATGGACGGCACGCTGCTGGACGGCGCCGGCCGGCTCCCCGCCGCCCTGTGGTCCGTACTGGCCGAACTGCGCAGCCGTGGCGTGCTGTTCAGCCCCGCGAGCGGCCGCCAGTACGCCACGCTGGCACGGCAGTTCGCGGACGCGGGTCAGGGCATGGTGTTCATCGCGGAGAACGGCACGTACGTCGTGCGCGACGGCGTGGAGCTCAGTTCCGATCCGCTGGACAGCGCCGTCGCCGCCCGGGTCGTGGGGGCGACGCGGCAGCTCGTGGCGGACGGCGCGGACGTGGGTGCCGTGGTCTGCGGGAAGAAGTCGGCGTACGTCGAGCGGACCGATGCGGCGTTCCTCGCCGAGGCGCGCAAGTACTACGCCCTGCTCCGTACCGTCCCGGACGTGACCGCCGTCGAGGACGAGATCATCAAGGTGGCGGTCTTCGACTTCGGGCCGGCGGAGCGTACGACCGCGCCCGCCCTGAAGCCGTTCGCGGCGACCCACCAGGTCGTCGTCTCCGGTGAGCACTGGGTCGACATCATGAACCTCACGGCCGACAAGGGCGCGGCGATCCGCCGCCTCCAGCAGGACCTGGGCATCACACCCGCCCAGACGATGGTGTTCGGCGACTACCTCAACGACCTCGGGATGCTCGACACCGCCGAGTGGTCCTTCGCCATGGCCAACGCCCATCCGGACGTCCTGCGCCGGGCCCGCCACATGGCCCCGTCCCACACGGAGAACGGCGTCCTGCGCACGATCACCGACCTGCTGCGCCTGCCGCCGCTCGACGGCCGCTGA
- a CDS encoding DUF6445 family protein: MPSRPPQLPVLPYRKPTRGRDYWIIDDVLPDVDAVRARCLAKDEWTEGHPYKPESWPGLRTMPGLEPGELARVERLVKKATGARRLWQEAAPGGGTLNHNCVQVVGRDEGEVRPHTDSRALCRYAAVLYLSPNVPKDCGTSFYRQSLPGGVLGGNMVTAPHTNLVEALGTRYVSPDAFVEDVRVPQRYNRLLLYTANMMHSATGYWGVDLEEKRMTAVFFWMA, encoded by the coding sequence ATGCCGTCTCGCCCCCCACAACTGCCGGTTCTCCCCTATCGCAAACCCACCCGGGGGCGCGACTACTGGATCATCGACGACGTCCTGCCGGACGTGGACGCTGTGCGGGCCCGTTGTCTCGCCAAGGACGAATGGACCGAAGGCCATCCCTACAAGCCCGAGAGCTGGCCGGGCCTGCGGACGATGCCCGGCCTCGAACCGGGCGAACTCGCCCGCGTGGAGCGGCTGGTGAAGAAGGCGACCGGCGCTCGGAGACTCTGGCAGGAAGCGGCCCCCGGCGGCGGCACCCTCAACCACAACTGCGTTCAGGTCGTCGGCAGGGACGAGGGCGAGGTACGCCCGCACACGGATTCGCGGGCGCTGTGCCGATATGCCGCGGTGCTGTATCTCAGCCCGAACGTCCCCAAGGACTGCGGCACGAGCTTCTACCGGCAGAGCCTGCCGGGGGGTGTCCTCGGCGGGAACATGGTGACGGCGCCGCACACCAATCTGGTCGAAGCGCTGGGCACGCGGTACGTCTCGCCCGACGCCTTCGTCGAGGACGTACGCGTGCCGCAGCGCTACAACCGGCTGCTGCTCTACACGGCCAACATGATGCACAGCGCCACCGGTTACTGGGGCGTCGACCTGGAGGAGAAGCGCATGACGGCCGTCTTCTTCTGGATGGCCTGA
- a CDS encoding TIGR03943 family putative permease subunit, with translation MKRPAQVLLLVLSGLGLLHASLFSDLCLRYVKEGVRPLLIASGALLLVLGLAAAAFDGRRADGRHARDQAHEGLEREHEGHGHEYGGHGHDHSAAPRIAWLLFLPALSLLFFAPPALGAYTASRAGDQSAVVQEQKRFDPLPATSPLPMTLTDFTARVRQDRERSIKGRDVRMTGFVTPGRQGGGWYLTRIIFTCCAADSQSVKVRMYGTAALPANTWVSVTGTWHPRGALGTRSAEAALDVRRTTRISPPVNAYTDDLPLTPS, from the coding sequence GTGAAGCGCCCCGCACAGGTGCTGCTGCTGGTCCTCAGCGGCCTCGGTCTGCTGCACGCCTCGCTCTTCAGCGACCTCTGCCTGCGCTACGTCAAGGAGGGCGTACGCCCCCTGCTGATCGCCTCCGGCGCGCTGCTCCTCGTCCTGGGCCTGGCGGCAGCGGCGTTCGACGGCAGACGCGCCGACGGCCGACACGCCCGCGACCAGGCACACGAGGGCCTCGAGCGCGAGCACGAGGGCCACGGGCACGAGTACGGGGGCCACGGGCACGACCACTCCGCCGCGCCCCGCATCGCCTGGCTGCTGTTCCTGCCCGCGCTGAGCCTGCTCTTCTTCGCGCCGCCCGCCCTCGGCGCGTACACCGCGTCGCGCGCGGGCGACCAGAGCGCGGTGGTGCAGGAGCAGAAGCGCTTCGACCCGCTGCCCGCGACCTCGCCCCTGCCGATGACCCTCACGGACTTCACCGCCCGGGTGCGGCAGGACCGCGAGCGGAGCATCAAGGGGCGGGACGTCCGTATGACCGGGTTCGTCACGCCCGGCAGACAGGGCGGCGGCTGGTACCTGACCCGGATCATCTTCACCTGCTGCGCCGCGGACTCGCAGTCCGTCAAGGTCCGCATGTACGGCACCGCCGCGCTGCCGGCCAACACCTGGGTGTCCGTCACCGGCACCTGGCACCCCCGGGGAGCGCTGGGCACGAGGTCCGCCGAGGCGGCCCTGGACGTCCGGCGGACGACCAGGATCTCCCCGCCGGTCAACGCGTACACGGACGATCTTCCGCTCACACCGTCCTGA
- a CDS encoding DEAD/DEAH box helicase, whose translation MNRTARTNNGSGRSRTDAGSGGSARGNRFRSQGTGGRQGAPSRSAKSGRNGRGGRPAATGGEFALPVTLTPALPAVEAFAALDMPERLLTALGAEGVTEPFPIQAATLPNSLAGRDVLGRGRTGSGKTLAFGLALLARLDGQRAEPRQPLGLVLVPTRELAQQVTDALTPYARALRLRLTTVVGGLSIGRQASALRGGAEVVVATPGRLKDLIDRDDCRLDRVAITVLDEADQMADMGFMPQVTALLDQVRPDGQRMLFSATLDRNVDLLVRRYLHDPVVHSVDPSAGAVTTMEHHLLHVHDTDKHATTTEIAARDGRVIMFLDTKHAVDRLTKNLLSVGVRASALHGGKSQSQRTRTLAQFKDGHVTVLVATNVAARGIHVDNLDLVVNVDPPSDHKDYLHRGGRTARAGESGTVVTLVLPHQRREMTRLMADAGITPQTTQVRSGEAELSRITGAQAPSGVPVTLTPPPAERPERSGSSSRGRRGRPAQARRRSSAPSSSSAKGRSSR comes from the coding sequence ATGAACCGCACAGCTCGCACGAACAATGGCTCCGGCCGCTCCCGTACGGACGCGGGCTCCGGCGGCTCCGCCCGGGGCAACCGCTTCCGCTCGCAGGGAACGGGTGGCCGCCAAGGCGCCCCCTCCCGCTCGGCCAAGTCCGGACGGAACGGCCGCGGAGGCCGTCCCGCCGCGACCGGCGGGGAATTCGCACTGCCGGTCACCCTCACCCCGGCCCTGCCGGCGGTCGAGGCGTTCGCCGCTCTCGACATGCCCGAGCGCCTGCTGACCGCGCTCGGCGCCGAAGGCGTGACCGAGCCGTTCCCGATCCAGGCCGCGACGCTGCCGAACTCGCTGGCCGGCCGGGACGTCCTGGGCCGCGGGCGCACGGGCTCGGGCAAGACCCTCGCCTTCGGGCTCGCCCTGCTCGCCCGCCTGGACGGACAGCGGGCCGAGCCCCGGCAGCCGCTGGGACTCGTCCTCGTACCCACCCGCGAACTGGCCCAGCAGGTCACCGACGCGCTCACCCCCTACGCCCGCGCGCTGCGCCTGCGGCTCACCACGGTGGTCGGCGGGCTGTCGATCGGCCGCCAGGCGAGCGCCCTGCGCGGTGGGGCCGAGGTCGTCGTCGCGACACCCGGACGGCTCAAGGACCTCATCGACCGGGACGACTGCCGGCTGGACCGCGTCGCCATCACCGTCCTGGACGAAGCCGACCAGATGGCCGACATGGGCTTCATGCCGCAGGTGACCGCCCTGCTCGACCAGGTGCGCCCCGACGGCCAGCGGATGCTGTTCTCGGCCACCCTGGACCGCAACGTCGACCTCCTGGTCCGCCGCTACCTGCACGACCCCGTGGTCCACTCGGTCGACCCGTCCGCGGGCGCCGTCACCACGATGGAGCACCACCTGCTGCACGTGCACGACACCGACAAGCACGCCACCACCACGGAGATCGCCGCCCGCGACGGACGAGTGATCATGTTCCTGGACACCAAGCACGCGGTGGACCGGCTGACCAAGAACCTGCTGTCCGTCGGTGTCCGCGCCTCGGCCCTGCACGGCGGCAAGTCCCAGTCGCAGCGCACCCGGACCCTCGCCCAGTTCAAGGACGGCCACGTCACGGTCCTGGTGGCCACCAACGTCGCCGCCCGCGGCATCCACGTCGACAACCTCGACCTCGTCGTCAACGTCGACCCGCCGAGCGACCACAAGGACTACCTGCACCGCGGCGGCCGTACCGCCCGCGCCGGCGAGTCCGGCACCGTCGTCACCCTGGTCCTGCCCCACCAGCGCCGCGAGATGACCCGCCTGATGGCCGACGCCGGCATCACCCCGCAGACCACCCAGGTCCGCTCGGGCGAGGCCGAGCTGAGCCGCATCACCGGGGCCCAGGCGCCCTCGGGCGTGCCCGTCACCCTGACGCCCCCGCCCGCCGAACGCCCCGAGCGCTCGGGATCCTCCAGCCGTGGACGCCGTGGCCGCCCCGCCCAGGCCCGCCGCCGCTCCTCCGCCCCCTCTTCCTCCTCCGCCAAGGGGCGAAGCAGCCGCTGA
- a CDS encoding DUF5994 family protein: MTLAPPSPGPSPTAVPGTCPTAVRVRLAVQPPHGRQARRIDGAWWPRSYDLMSELPVLLGGLPQVWGQISSVVVNGGEWSAPPGRMLVADHVVRVRRTDLPQAPPTACLLAPGRGRWDLLVVPPGASEAQARQLMADASGF; encoded by the coding sequence ATGACACTGGCCCCGCCGTCGCCCGGCCCCTCCCCGACCGCTGTGCCCGGCACCTGCCCGACCGCTGTCCGCGTGCGGCTCGCGGTGCAGCCTCCGCATGGCCGGCAGGCCCGGCGCATCGACGGCGCCTGGTGGCCCCGCTCGTACGACCTGATGTCCGAACTCCCCGTGCTGCTCGGCGGATTGCCGCAGGTCTGGGGCCAGATCAGTAGCGTCGTCGTGAACGGCGGGGAGTGGTCCGCGCCGCCCGGCCGGATGCTCGTCGCCGACCACGTCGTACGTGTGCGCCGGACGGACTTGCCGCAGGCCCCGCCCACCGCCTGCCTGCTCGCGCCGGGCCGCGGCCGGTGGGACCTGCTGGTGGTGCCGCCCGGCGCGTCGGAGGCGCAGGCGCGGCAGCTCATGGCCGACGCTTCCGGATTCTGA